A genome region from Streptomyces pratensis includes the following:
- a CDS encoding thiamine pyrophosphate-binding protein, producing MRHDNGGDLLVAVLRELGIDTVFGIVSVHNLPLVEAVDRELRFVPVRHEASAVNAADAYGRARGGLGCALTSTGTGAGNAAGSLIEALSAGTSVLHVTGQVESEFLGSGRGFIHETKDQLGMLKAVSAYAASVPDTGQAGRILREAARSALTAPGGPASVEWPIDLQYAAQTDEPAAYGRPAPTAPSDGELAAAGALLASARRPLVWAGGGANTARGELARLLEATGAGLITSNSGRGSVPEDHEQVIGNFATTPAVRALLADADLLLTVGTHFRSNETADYTLELPESHIQIDIDAAALSRVHPATHGLRGDAAGVLAGLLPHAVAAEPGWTDRVGAVRTEVRAILHDNIGPQAAICDAIRAALPREAVVARDVTIPSSSWGNRLLEMYDPKDNVFPRGGGIGQGLGMGIGAALGRPGAPTVVIAGDGGLAVHLGELLTLAQERPRLTLIVFNDGGYGVLRNMQDHHSERRSGVDLTTPDFALLARACGLPYARIAAEEHAGPVLTDAIASDGPTLVEVDLNALGPMKNPFTPPVRIPGQ from the coding sequence ATGCGTCACGACAACGGAGGCGATCTCCTCGTCGCCGTCCTGCGCGAACTCGGCATCGACACCGTCTTCGGCATCGTCAGCGTCCACAACCTGCCGCTCGTCGAAGCCGTCGACCGCGAACTGCGGTTCGTGCCCGTGCGGCACGAGGCATCCGCGGTCAACGCCGCCGACGCCTACGGCCGTGCCAGGGGCGGCCTCGGCTGCGCCCTGACCTCGACCGGCACCGGCGCGGGCAACGCGGCCGGCTCACTGATCGAGGCGCTCAGCGCGGGGACCTCCGTACTGCACGTCACCGGCCAGGTGGAGAGCGAATTCCTCGGCAGCGGACGTGGTTTCATCCACGAGACCAAGGACCAGCTCGGCATGCTGAAGGCCGTATCCGCGTACGCGGCGAGCGTGCCGGACACCGGGCAGGCGGGCAGGATCCTGCGCGAGGCCGCCCGCTCGGCGCTGACCGCGCCCGGCGGCCCCGCCAGCGTGGAGTGGCCGATCGACCTCCAGTACGCGGCGCAGACCGATGAACCCGCCGCGTACGGCCGGCCGGCCCCCACCGCGCCTTCGGACGGTGAACTCGCCGCCGCAGGCGCCCTCCTGGCCTCCGCACGCCGCCCTCTCGTCTGGGCGGGCGGCGGAGCGAACACCGCCCGGGGCGAGCTGGCCCGACTGCTGGAGGCGACCGGAGCCGGACTGATCACCTCGAACTCCGGGCGGGGCAGTGTTCCCGAGGACCACGAGCAGGTCATCGGGAACTTCGCCACCACACCCGCGGTGCGCGCCCTGCTCGCCGACGCGGACCTCCTGCTGACCGTCGGCACGCACTTCCGGTCGAACGAGACCGCGGACTACACCCTGGAGCTCCCCGAGTCGCACATCCAGATCGACATCGACGCAGCCGCCCTCAGCAGGGTCCACCCGGCCACCCACGGGCTGCGCGGTGACGCGGCGGGGGTCCTGGCGGGCCTGCTGCCGCACGCGGTGGCCGCCGAGCCCGGCTGGACGGACCGGGTCGGCGCCGTACGCACCGAGGTGCGTGCGATCCTGCACGACAACATCGGACCGCAGGCCGCTATCTGCGACGCGATCCGGGCGGCCCTTCCCCGCGAGGCCGTCGTCGCACGCGACGTCACCATCCCCTCCAGCAGCTGGGGCAACCGCCTCCTCGAGATGTACGACCCGAAGGACAACGTCTTCCCGCGCGGCGGCGGCATCGGACAGGGTCTGGGCATGGGCATCGGCGCCGCGCTCGGGCGGCCCGGCGCGCCCACCGTCGTGATCGCGGGCGACGGCGGACTCGCCGTCCACCTCGGCGAGCTCCTCACCCTCGCCCAGGAGCGGCCCCGGCTGACCCTGATCGTCTTCAACGACGGCGGCTACGGGGTCCTGCGCAACATGCAGGACCACCACAGCGAGCGCCGCTCCGGGGTCGACCTGACCACCCCGGACTTCGCCCTGCTGGCCCGGGCCTGCGGCCTGCCCTACGCCCGCATCGCCGCGGAGGAGCACGCGGGACCCGTGCTCACGGACGCCATCGCCTCGGACGGCCCCACGCTCGTCGAGGTCGACCTGAACGCCCTCGGCCCGATGAAGAACCCGTTCACCCCGCCCGTGAGGATCCCGGGCCAGTAG
- a CDS encoding SDR family oxidoreductase — translation MDLGLADRTIVVTGGSSGVGLATVRALLDEGARVATCGRDAGRLAEAAAGLGATSGRLLTGVCDVRDADAVRGFVGRTAEHFGGIDGLVNNAGQSRMKGLDDSTAEDWRDELELKFAGVLNPLQAARPHLAASSAAGVVNINAVLAKQPETRLITTSAARAGILNLSKSLSVELARDGIRVNSVCLGLVDTGQWTRRHAAADSGLTYEQWQTELAEDRGIALGRLGRAEEVAYAVVALLSPRASYITGTSIDVCGGVGRSIL, via the coding sequence ATGGATCTGGGCCTCGCCGACCGCACCATAGTGGTCACCGGCGGCAGCTCGGGCGTCGGCCTGGCCACGGTCCGCGCCCTCCTCGACGAGGGTGCCCGCGTAGCCACCTGCGGCCGCGACGCCGGCCGGCTGGCCGAGGCGGCCGCCGGACTCGGCGCCACGAGCGGCCGACTGCTGACCGGTGTCTGCGACGTACGGGACGCCGACGCCGTGCGCGGCTTCGTCGGCCGCACCGCCGAGCACTTCGGCGGCATCGACGGACTGGTCAACAACGCCGGGCAGTCCCGCATGAAGGGACTCGACGACTCCACCGCCGAGGACTGGCGCGACGAGCTCGAGCTGAAGTTCGCCGGGGTGCTGAATCCCCTCCAGGCGGCGCGCCCCCACCTGGCGGCTTCCTCGGCGGCTGGTGTCGTCAACATCAACGCCGTCCTCGCCAAGCAGCCCGAGACCCGGCTGATCACGACGAGTGCCGCACGCGCCGGCATCCTCAACCTCTCCAAGTCCCTGTCCGTCGAACTCGCCCGCGACGGCATCCGGGTCAACTCCGTCTGCCTCGGACTCGTCGACACCGGCCAGTGGACCCGCCGCCACGCGGCGGCGGACTCCGGCCTGACGTACGAGCAGTGGCAGACGGAACTGGCCGAGGACCGGGGCATCGCGCTGGGCCGCCTCGGCAGGGCCGAGGAAGTCGCGTACGCGGTGGTCGCCCTGCTCTCCCCCCGCGCCTCCTACATCACCGGCACCAGCATCGACGTCTGCGGCGGCGTCGGCCGCTCCATCCTCTGA
- a CDS encoding SDR family oxidoreductase has protein sequence MADQPPADRRTVVVTGAGRGLGLAMARRAGTDGFRVVLAELERERGERATAELREDGIDAHFVRCDVADPASVEALADAVRALGPLYGLVNNAALANGVGGSEFQDIDVEVWDRLMAVNARSPWLVSKALYPLFTGPGRIVNLASDAALYGSPRLAHYIASKGAVIALTRAMARELGEKGITVNAVAPGLTECEATETVPAERHDLYRMNRAISRPQQPDDLTGIVSFLLGEESRYLTGQVIAVNGGFTMN, from the coding sequence GTGGCTGACCAGCCCCCGGCAGACCGGCGCACCGTCGTCGTCACCGGAGCGGGCCGTGGCCTGGGACTGGCCATGGCCCGCCGGGCGGGCACCGACGGCTTCCGGGTCGTCCTCGCCGAACTGGAACGGGAGCGGGGGGAGCGAGCCACCGCCGAGCTGCGCGAGGACGGCATCGACGCCCACTTCGTGCGCTGCGACGTCGCGGACCCCGCCTCGGTGGAGGCGCTCGCCGACGCAGTGCGTGCACTCGGTCCGCTGTACGGCCTGGTCAACAACGCGGCGCTCGCCAACGGCGTCGGCGGAAGTGAGTTCCAGGACATCGACGTCGAGGTGTGGGACCGGCTGATGGCGGTCAACGCCCGCAGTCCATGGCTGGTCTCGAAGGCCCTGTACCCGCTCTTCACCGGGCCCGGCCGCATCGTCAACCTCGCCTCGGACGCCGCGCTGTACGGCTCCCCCCGTCTCGCCCACTACATCGCCTCCAAGGGCGCCGTCATCGCGCTGACCCGCGCCATGGCACGCGAACTCGGTGAGAAGGGGATCACCGTCAACGCGGTGGCCCCCGGCCTCACCGAATGCGAGGCGACCGAGACCGTGCCCGCCGAGCGGCACGACCTCTACCGCATGAACCGGGCCATCTCCCGGCCGCAGCAGCCGGACGACCTCACCGGGATCGTCTCCTTCCTGCTCGGTGAGGAATCCCGCTATCTGACCGGACAGGTGATCGCCGTCAACGGCGGCTTCACCATGAACTGA
- a CDS encoding cupin domain-containing protein: MPLTTDAYDNGDDLSAYTDSLIASKASRVADFDTLSFQEKAGPQFRRGQIRYVGSGATGNHESDSRILPSGGFTFSNMLLPPGAEGPAHTHHDVEEAFFVLEGEVKVGIHRGAEEAEYRTLGYRDMIVVPAGVTRSLKNEGDTDALFCVVIGTQKPQVPTYPEYSPMHGVTRG; encoded by the coding sequence ATGCCTCTGACCACCGACGCGTACGACAACGGCGACGACCTCTCCGCCTACACCGACTCCCTCATCGCCAGCAAGGCCTCCCGGGTCGCCGACTTCGACACCCTCTCCTTCCAGGAGAAGGCCGGCCCGCAGTTCCGCCGCGGCCAGATCCGTTACGTCGGCTCCGGCGCCACGGGCAACCACGAGAGCGACAGCCGCATCCTCCCCTCCGGTGGGTTCACCTTCTCCAACATGCTGCTGCCGCCCGGCGCCGAGGGCCCGGCCCACACCCACCACGACGTCGAGGAGGCCTTCTTCGTCCTGGAGGGCGAGGTCAAGGTCGGCATCCACCGCGGCGCCGAAGAGGCCGAGTACCGCACCCTGGGCTACCGCGACATGATCGTCGTCCCCGCCGGGGTGACCCGTTCGCTCAAGAACGAGGGCGACACCGACGCCCTGTTCTGCGTCGTCATCGGCACGCAGAAGCCCCAGGTGCCGACCTACCCCGAGTACTCGCCGATGCACGGCGTCACCCGTGGCTGA
- a CDS encoding alpha/beta fold hydrolase codes for MSAADVHVEEAGDHGPLLLCLHGIGSSSAAFAPQLAELSSYVRVVAWDAPGYAKSPDPAGPMDLDDYADTAAALIRERAGSAHVLGVSWGGVIALRLATRHPELVASLIVADSSPGSGTDDARAAGMRARAADLAELGPRAFAEARGPRLVSPGASDELVRRVVDTMAASVRLPGYAYAAESMACADLSAELPSIAAPTLVLCGEQDRVTGIEASQAIAGAIHRTAYVIVKDAGHLANQEQPGHFDAWVLSHLRITASIPEQEPSPCL; via the coding sequence GTGAGCGCCGCCGACGTCCACGTCGAGGAGGCGGGCGACCACGGCCCCCTGCTGCTGTGCCTGCACGGCATCGGCTCCTCCTCGGCCGCCTTCGCCCCGCAGCTCGCCGAACTCTCGTCCTACGTAAGGGTCGTGGCCTGGGACGCCCCCGGGTACGCCAAGTCACCCGACCCCGCCGGGCCGATGGACCTCGACGACTACGCGGACACGGCCGCCGCCCTCATCCGGGAACGTGCCGGCAGCGCCCACGTCCTCGGTGTCTCCTGGGGCGGAGTGATCGCGCTGCGGCTCGCCACCCGCCATCCGGAGCTGGTCGCCTCGCTGATCGTCGCCGACTCCAGCCCCGGGTCGGGCACCGACGACGCCAGAGCGGCCGGTATGCGCGCCAGGGCCGCCGACCTCGCCGAGCTGGGCCCCCGGGCCTTCGCCGAGGCCCGGGGCCCGAGGCTCGTGTCGCCCGGCGCGTCCGACGAGCTGGTGCGCCGGGTCGTCGACACCATGGCCGCCTCGGTACGGCTGCCGGGTTACGCCTACGCCGCCGAGTCCATGGCCTGCGCCGACCTGAGCGCCGAACTCCCCTCGATCGCCGCCCCCACCCTCGTGCTCTGCGGCGAACAGGACCGGGTCACCGGCATCGAGGCGAGCCAGGCCATCGCCGGGGCCATCCACAGGACCGCCTACGTGATCGTCAAGGACGCCGGTCACCTGGCCAACCAGGAGCAGCCGGGCCACTTCGACGCCTGGGTGCTCTCCCACCTCCGCATCACCGCATCCATCCCCGAACAGGAGCCTTCACCATGCCTCTGA
- a CDS encoding aspartate dehydrogenase domain-containing protein produces the protein MSTVRKVAVVGWGAIGRVVGTALAEGRVTGAELVCVVDNRALGEAAPVRQATFEEAMETCDLVVEAAGQGVVREWGERVLESGTDLLIASTGALTDDELTKRLLAAGPGRVYFTGGAVGGLDLLQAVRTLGPLDEVRLTTTKLPSTLEQPWMGDELLTRMRTATGPVEVMSGTARDVPVKFPKSTNVAASVALAVGDLDAVRVQVVADPTAHHTRHVIEASGGHGAYRFEVAHLPDPGNPATSQVVPYAVLRSLAALAGRTGQIL, from the coding sequence ATGAGCACCGTACGCAAGGTCGCCGTCGTCGGATGGGGCGCCATCGGCCGCGTCGTCGGCACCGCGCTCGCCGAAGGCCGCGTGACCGGCGCTGAGCTGGTCTGCGTCGTCGACAACCGCGCGCTCGGTGAAGCAGCCCCCGTGCGGCAGGCCACCTTCGAAGAGGCCATGGAGACGTGCGACCTCGTCGTCGAGGCAGCAGGTCAGGGCGTCGTACGCGAGTGGGGTGAGCGGGTCCTGGAGTCCGGCACCGATCTGCTGATCGCCTCCACCGGCGCCCTGACCGACGACGAGCTCACGAAGCGGCTGCTCGCCGCCGGCCCCGGCCGGGTGTACTTCACGGGCGGCGCGGTCGGCGGGCTCGACCTGCTCCAGGCGGTGCGTACCCTCGGTCCGCTGGACGAGGTCCGGCTGACCACGACCAAACTGCCTTCCACCCTCGAACAGCCTTGGATGGGCGACGAGTTGCTGACGCGGATGCGGACGGCGACGGGGCCGGTCGAGGTCATGTCCGGAACCGCCCGCGACGTCCCGGTCAAATTCCCCAAGTCGACGAACGTGGCCGCCTCGGTCGCGCTGGCCGTCGGCGACCTGGACGCTGTGCGGGTCCAGGTCGTCGCCGACCCCACGGCGCATCACACCCGTCACGTGATCGAGGCGTCCGGCGGACACGGGGCGTACCGCTTCGAGGTCGCGCACCTGCCCGACCCCGGCAACCCCGCCACCAGCCAGGTCGTGCCGTACGCCGTGCTGCGCAGCCTGGCCGCCCTCGCCGGCCGGACCGGGCAGATCCTGTGA
- a CDS encoding VOC family protein, which translates to MHQPPPGPIARLRSLRYVELHTPAFTEAADFYEDVWGLETVESDTGARWLRGTSDEHHVLHLTERDRVGLGRIAFAVATPAEVDQAARRLEARAIVPVTGPGPLEQAGGGYGLRFTDPEGRLVEISAQVEAVVPRGRDGAVPVGVTHAVLNTTDIDAAVAFYRDVLGLRVSDWSEHQMAFLRCNSDHHCIAFNQAEWTSLNHVAYEMTSVDHFMRGLGRLRHHGITPQWGPGRHGPGNNTFSYFTDPSGLVCEYTSEVAQIVEDAWIARVWRRVPELSDLWGTAGAPSKEIRCSMAGSPDPGPLAPSDTQGPGPFLPVDAQEATS; encoded by the coding sequence ATGCACCAGCCACCGCCCGGTCCGATCGCCCGGCTCCGCTCGCTGCGCTACGTCGAGCTGCACACCCCGGCCTTCACCGAGGCCGCCGACTTCTACGAGGACGTCTGGGGCCTCGAAACCGTGGAGTCCGACACCGGAGCCCGCTGGCTCCGGGGCACGAGCGACGAGCACCACGTCCTGCACCTGACCGAACGCGACAGGGTCGGTCTCGGCAGGATCGCCTTCGCCGTCGCGACGCCCGCCGAGGTCGACCAGGCGGCGCGGCGCCTCGAAGCGCGCGCGATCGTGCCCGTCACCGGACCCGGCCCGCTGGAACAGGCCGGCGGCGGCTACGGACTGCGGTTCACCGACCCCGAGGGCCGCCTCGTCGAGATCAGCGCCCAGGTCGAGGCGGTCGTGCCGCGCGGCAGGGACGGCGCCGTGCCCGTCGGGGTGACGCACGCGGTGCTCAACACCACCGACATCGACGCCGCCGTCGCGTTCTACCGCGATGTGCTCGGGCTGCGCGTCTCCGACTGGTCCGAGCACCAGATGGCGTTCCTCCGCTGCAACAGCGACCACCACTGCATCGCCTTCAACCAGGCGGAGTGGACCTCGCTGAACCACGTGGCGTACGAGATGACCTCGGTCGACCACTTCATGCGGGGCCTCGGACGGCTGCGCCACCACGGCATCACCCCCCAGTGGGGCCCCGGACGGCACGGCCCCGGGAACAACACCTTCTCGTACTTCACCGACCCCTCCGGCCTGGTCTGCGAGTACACCTCCGAGGTCGCACAGATCGTCGAGGACGCCTGGATCGCCCGGGTGTGGCGGCGGGTCCCCGAGCTGTCCGACCTGTGGGGGACGGCCGGTGCTCCGTCGAAGGAGATCCGCTGCAGCATGGCGGGCTCCCCGGACCCCGGCCCCCTCGCTCCCTCCGACACCCAGGGCCCCGGCCCGTTTCTTCCCGTAGACGCCCAGGAGGCCACCTCATGA